From the Lolium rigidum isolate FL_2022 chromosome 2, APGP_CSIRO_Lrig_0.1, whole genome shotgun sequence genome, one window contains:
- the LOC124689914 gene encoding caffeoylshikimate esterase-like yields MAPPTVPPPAMKYFWGDSPEPDAYYASLGLRHTESYYQSPCGRIFTHSYHPVSAAHDGDVKGAVFMTHGYCNDSSWLFQTVAISFAQWGYAVFCADLLGHGRSDGIHGYVGDMESVARASLSFFLSVRKGPVYASLPAFLLGESMGGAATLLMYLRSPPDAGWTGLIFAAPLLLIPDELYPSRVRLFLYGLLLGLADTWAVLPDKRIGAKFKPKSNRDPEKMKVIASNPRRYNGAARVGTMRELARVTELLRESFGEVTAPFLVMHGTDDVVTAPEGSKMLYERAASEDKSLILYEGMHHSLLQGETDENRDRVFADMRAWIDERVRRYSAAVPAANDDTKEVTMAA; encoded by the coding sequence ATGGCGCCGCCCACAGTCCCACCGCCAGCCATGAAGTACTTCTGGGGCGACTCCCCGGAGCCCGACGCGTACTACGCCTCGCTGGGCCTTCGCCACACGGAGTCATACTACCAGTCCCCCTGTGGCCGCATCTTCACCCACTCCTACCACCCGGTCTCCGCCGCGCACGACGGCGACGTCAAGGGCGCCGTGTTCATGACCCACGGCTACTGCAACGACTCTTCTTGGCTCTTCCAGACCGTCGCCATCAGCTTCGCGCAGTGGGGTTACGCCGTGTTCTGCGCCGACCTCCTCGGTCACGGCCGCTCCGACGGCATCCACGGCTACGTAGGCGACATGGAGTCCGTCGCCAGGGCCTCGctctccttcttcctctccgTCCGTAAGGGCCCCGTCTACGCGTCGCTCCCGGCCTTCCTCCTCGGCGAGTccatgggcggcgccgccacgcTGCTCATGTACCTCCGCTCCCCGCCGGACGCCGGGTGGACGGGGCTCATCTTCGCCGCGCCACTGCTACTCATCCCGGACGAGTTGTACCCGTCCCGGGTGCGGCTGTTCCTCTacggcctcctcctcggcctcgccGACACCTGGGCTGTGCTCCCGGACAAGAGGATAGGGGCGAAGTTCAAGCCGAAGTCGAACCGGGACCCGGAGAAGATGAAGGTGATCGCGTCCAACCCGAGGCGCTACAACGGCGCGGCGCGGGTGGGCACGATGCGGGAGCTGGCCCGCGTTACGGAGCTGCTCAGGGAGAGCTTTGGGGAGGTGACGGCGCCGTTCCTGGTGATGCACGGCACCGACGACGTGGTCACCGCGCCGGAGGGGTCCAAGATGCTGTACGAGCGCGCGGCGAGCGAGGACAAGTCGCTCATCCTCTACGAGGGGATGCACCACTCCCTCCTCCAGGGGGAGACCGACGAGAATCGCGACCGCGTGTTCGCCGACATGCGCGCCTGGATCGACGAGCGCGTCCGCCGCTACAGCGCCGCCGTGCCCGCCGCGAACGACGACACCAAGGAGGTCACCATGGCCGCCTGA